The following are from one region of the Flavimobilis soli genome:
- a CDS encoding ROK family protein: MNASGAGGSAAARTKATSRGRAAGAGASQSAMREHNLGLVLEQIVDATEPVSRADLAVGTGLTRATVSALVDLLVSARMVDELEPVARRTAGRPAVPLVPARGTIVGIGLEANVDYLGARAIDLAGNVLAEEIIEDDFRHSEPAEVLPLLGGLGKRVVTTTTNKGARVAGACLALPGIVDRVSGPLRLAPNLGWADEDLGALRTVAPFDEIGVRVANEANLAAVAEIRAQHAARPSFLYVSGEVGIGGALVDGGVVFKGDHGWSGELGHVTVDPNGPDCTCGSEGCLETYAGKDSLMAAAGLARDLPVEALVDAARSGDEKALDALARGGRALGIALSSFMNLTDINEVVLGGIYSPLTDLLVDHVRRELDRRVLTAPWVEMNVKASVSGTRAAMSGAALSVLHLVVSNPGAWGALEPGAWSELEGIPVPSGAARQAAQGATGQPATKQVVDA, from the coding sequence ATGAACGCAAGCGGAGCGGGCGGCAGCGCGGCAGCCCGGACGAAGGCCACGTCACGCGGCCGTGCCGCAGGCGCGGGCGCCAGCCAGTCGGCGATGCGCGAGCACAACCTGGGGCTCGTGCTCGAGCAGATCGTCGACGCGACCGAGCCCGTGTCCCGGGCCGACCTCGCCGTCGGCACAGGCCTGACGCGGGCAACCGTCTCCGCCCTCGTCGACCTCCTCGTCTCCGCACGCATGGTCGACGAGCTCGAACCGGTCGCCCGCCGCACCGCCGGCCGGCCCGCCGTACCGCTCGTCCCCGCGCGCGGCACGATCGTCGGAATCGGCCTCGAGGCGAACGTCGACTACCTCGGCGCCCGCGCGATCGACCTCGCCGGCAACGTCCTCGCGGAGGAGATCATCGAGGACGACTTCCGCCACTCCGAGCCCGCGGAGGTCCTGCCGCTGCTCGGCGGTCTCGGCAAGCGTGTCGTCACCACGACGACCAACAAGGGCGCACGCGTCGCCGGCGCGTGCCTCGCCCTGCCCGGCATCGTCGACCGCGTCAGCGGGCCCCTGCGGCTCGCCCCGAACCTCGGCTGGGCCGACGAGGACCTCGGCGCCCTGCGCACGGTCGCCCCGTTCGACGAGATCGGCGTGCGCGTCGCGAACGAGGCGAACCTCGCCGCCGTCGCGGAGATCCGCGCCCAGCACGCCGCGCGCCCGAGCTTCCTCTACGTCTCCGGCGAGGTCGGCATCGGTGGCGCCCTCGTCGACGGCGGCGTCGTCTTCAAGGGCGACCACGGCTGGAGCGGCGAGCTCGGCCACGTGACCGTCGACCCGAACGGCCCCGACTGCACGTGCGGCTCCGAGGGGTGCCTCGAGACGTACGCCGGCAAGGACTCGCTCATGGCTGCGGCCGGTCTTGCGCGCGACCTCCCGGTCGAGGCGCTCGTCGACGCCGCGCGCTCCGGCGACGAGAAGGCGCTCGACGCGCTCGCCCGCGGCGGGCGCGCGCTCGGCATCGCGCTGTCGTCCTTCATGAACCTCACCGACATCAACGAGGTCGTGCTCGGCGGCATCTACTCGCCGCTCACCGACCTGCTCGTCGACCACGTCCGCCGCGAGCTCGACCGCCGCGTGCTGACGGCCCCGTGGGTCGAGATGAACGTCAAGGCGTCGGTGTCGGGGACGCGGGCCGCGATGTCGGGTGCCGCGCTGTCGGTGCTGCACCTCGTCGTCTCGAACCCGGGAGCCTGGGGCGCGCTGGAGCCGGGTGCGTGGTCGGAGCTCGAGGGCATCCCGGTGCCGTCGGGCGCGGCCCGGCAGGCGGCGCAGGGCGCGACGGGACAGCCCGCGACGAAGCAGGTGGTCGACGCGTGA
- a CDS encoding lactonase family protein, translating to MRFWIGTYPSRDGVVPPAEGVWRVDLLDDGTLVDRGRAAALAQASFVAVHPTLPVLYATQEAEPGGAVAAFATGDPDDAAMSLRPLVTVPAGGGYPCHLEVLGSEVLVSCYGSGAPGSAVLGSVPLSPDGAPAGDARTHGHDGAPGPHADRQDASHVHSATLAPGGTHVWAADLGTDQLVRYRVTDAGVTADGVTARMPAGSGPRHLVLLPDDVAIVACELDSTVAVVRLPGADGGPDGEVLQVLPACATPAGDGPSQPSHITLNDAGTRLHVGVRGQDVLATFAVERGDDGVALTHLADTPCGEWPRHHAVLAGAAADRDVVVVAAQGGHELVALEIGADGSGRVLSRLTLPVRPSCVVPV from the coding sequence GTGAGGTTCTGGATCGGCACGTACCCGTCGCGCGACGGGGTCGTCCCACCGGCAGAAGGGGTGTGGCGCGTCGACCTGCTCGACGACGGCACGCTCGTCGACCGCGGCCGCGCCGCGGCGCTCGCGCAGGCGTCGTTCGTCGCGGTGCACCCGACGCTGCCCGTCCTCTACGCGACGCAGGAGGCGGAGCCCGGTGGAGCGGTCGCGGCCTTCGCGACGGGTGACCCGGACGACGCCGCGATGTCGCTGCGCCCGCTCGTGACCGTGCCGGCCGGCGGCGGCTACCCGTGCCACCTCGAGGTGCTCGGGTCCGAGGTGCTCGTGTCCTGCTACGGCTCGGGCGCGCCCGGCTCGGCGGTCCTCGGGAGCGTCCCGCTCTCGCCCGACGGCGCCCCCGCGGGGGACGCGCGCACCCACGGGCACGACGGCGCGCCCGGCCCCCACGCGGACCGCCAGGACGCGTCGCACGTGCACTCCGCGACGCTCGCGCCCGGCGGTACCCACGTGTGGGCGGCGGACCTCGGCACCGACCAGCTCGTGCGCTACCGCGTCACGGACGCGGGTGTCACGGCCGACGGCGTGACCGCGCGCATGCCCGCGGGCTCGGGCCCGCGGCACCTCGTGCTGCTGCCCGACGACGTGGCGATCGTCGCGTGCGAGCTCGACTCGACCGTCGCCGTCGTGCGCCTGCCCGGCGCGGACGGCGGCCCGGACGGCGAGGTGCTGCAGGTGCTGCCCGCGTGCGCGACGCCCGCGGGCGACGGACCGAGCCAGCCCTCGCACATCACGCTCAACGACGCGGGAACGCGCCTGCACGTCGGCGTGCGGGGGCAGGACGTCCTCGCGACCTTCGCGGTCGAGCGCGGCGACGACGGCGTGGCGCTCACGCACCTCGCCGACACGCCCTGCGGCGAGTGGCCGCGGCACCACGCCGTGCTCGCGGGCGCGGCAGCCGACCGGGACGTCGTCGTCGTGGCGGCGCAGGGCGGTCACGAGCTCGTCGCTCTCGAGATCGGCGCGGACGGCTCGGGCCGCGTGCTCTCGCGGCTGACGCTGCCGGTGCGCCCGTCGTGCGTCGTGCCGGTCTAG
- a CDS encoding (2Fe-2S)-binding protein: protein MTGTTTPAAGLSGLAALRAQLESEPAVVDPDAPVVDAATLADEHIVCHCTNVTAGELRGLIHEAGVASLAEVQRCTRAGGSCGKCLPLLTDVVTIELGRAGISA from the coding sequence ATGACAGGAACCACCACGCCGGCAGCGGGCCTCAGCGGCCTCGCAGCGCTGCGTGCCCAGCTCGAGTCGGAACCCGCCGTCGTCGACCCGGACGCACCCGTCGTCGACGCCGCGACCCTCGCGGACGAGCACATCGTCTGTCACTGCACGAACGTCACGGCCGGCGAGCTGCGCGGCCTCATCCACGAGGCCGGGGTGGCCTCGCTCGCCGAGGTCCAGCGCTGCACGCGCGCGGGCGGCAGCTGTGGCAAGTGCCTGCCGCTGCTCACGGACGTCGTGACGATCGAGCTCGGCCGCGCAGGGATCTCCGCCTGA
- the mshA gene encoding D-inositol-3-phosphate glycosyltransferase gives MMSVHTSPLAQPGTGDAGGMNVYITGLADALARTGAQVEIFTRATASSQPESVEMSDGVLVRHVTAGPFEGLDKNDLPGQLCAFTAGVLRTEASRRAGWYDVVHSHYWLSGQAAWLAADRWDVPLVHSMHTMAKVKNAALAPGDTPEPRGRVIGEEQVVDAADGLVASTAQEAHELVDLYDAVPERVHVVPPGVDLDIFTPSSAPRADERRVLGLPDGPVVLFAGRVQLLKGPDVLVEALAVMRAHAVERGTLDALPTLVVLGGPSGRPTAVRELEALAYRLGVSEHVVFRPPAPREELARWFRAVDVVAVPSHTESFGLVAVEAQACGTPVVAAAVGGLRTVVRDDVSGVLVDGHDPRRWAGELERLLADPARRARLAEGALAVGRSYGWDAAAAAMLDVYDLAAKVRRERA, from the coding sequence ATGATGAGCGTCCACACGTCGCCGCTCGCGCAGCCGGGCACGGGCGACGCGGGCGGCATGAACGTCTACATCACCGGGCTCGCGGACGCGCTCGCGCGCACGGGCGCGCAGGTCGAGATCTTCACGCGGGCGACGGCGTCGTCCCAGCCGGAGAGCGTCGAGATGTCGGACGGCGTCCTCGTGCGGCACGTGACCGCCGGGCCGTTCGAGGGCCTCGACAAGAACGACCTTCCCGGCCAGCTGTGCGCCTTCACCGCGGGCGTGCTGCGCACGGAGGCGTCGCGCCGCGCCGGCTGGTACGACGTCGTGCACTCGCACTACTGGCTGTCCGGCCAGGCGGCCTGGCTCGCGGCGGACCGCTGGGACGTGCCGCTCGTGCACTCGATGCACACGATGGCAAAGGTCAAGAACGCGGCGCTCGCGCCGGGCGACACCCCCGAACCGCGCGGTCGCGTCATCGGCGAGGAGCAGGTCGTCGACGCCGCGGACGGCCTCGTCGCGTCGACCGCGCAGGAGGCGCACGAGCTCGTCGACCTGTACGACGCCGTGCCGGAGCGCGTGCACGTCGTGCCGCCGGGCGTGGACCTCGACATCTTCACGCCGTCGTCGGCGCCGCGCGCCGACGAGCGTCGCGTGCTCGGCCTCCCGGACGGCCCCGTGGTCCTGTTCGCGGGGCGCGTGCAGCTGCTCAAGGGCCCGGACGTGCTCGTCGAGGCGCTCGCGGTCATGCGCGCCCACGCCGTCGAGCGCGGCACGCTCGACGCGCTGCCGACGCTCGTGGTCCTCGGCGGGCCGTCAGGCCGGCCGACGGCGGTGCGCGAGCTCGAGGCGCTCGCCTACCGGCTCGGCGTGAGCGAGCACGTGGTGTTCCGCCCGCCCGCGCCGCGCGAGGAGCTCGCCCGCTGGTTCCGCGCGGTCGACGTGGTCGCGGTGCCGAGCCACACCGAGTCGTTCGGTCTCGTCGCGGTCGAGGCGCAGGCGTGCGGCACCCCGGTCGTGGCGGCCGCCGTCGGAGGCCTGCGCACCGTCGTGCGCGACGACGTCTCGGGCGTCCTCGTCGACGGGCACGACCCGCGCCGGTGGGCGGGGGAGCTCGAGCGGCTGCTCGCGGACCCGGCACGACGTGCGCGTCTCGCGGAGGGCGCGCTCGCCGTCGGACGCTCGTACGGGTGGGACGCCGCCGCCGCGGCGATGCTCGACGTGTACGACCTCGCGGCGAAGGTGCGGCGCGAGCGCGCCTGA
- a CDS encoding phosphoglyceromutase: MTYTLVLLRHGESEWNAKNLFTGWVDVALSEKGVEEAKRGGKLLREAGVLPDVVHTSLLRRAMNTAHLALDAADRLWIPVKRSWRLNERHYGALQGKDKAQTLAEFGEEQFMLWRRSYDVPPPAIEVGSEFSQDADPRYADAPQVLTECLKDVLERALPYWDAEIVPDLKAGKTVLVAAHGNSLRAIVKYLEGISDDDIAGLNIPTGIPLVYELDEETLKPVGPGKYLDPDAAAEAIKAVANQGKK; the protein is encoded by the coding sequence ATGACCTACACCCTCGTGCTGCTCCGCCACGGCGAGAGCGAATGGAACGCCAAGAACCTGTTCACCGGCTGGGTCGACGTGGCCCTCTCCGAGAAGGGCGTCGAGGAGGCGAAGCGCGGCGGCAAGCTCCTGCGCGAGGCCGGCGTCCTCCCGGACGTCGTGCACACGTCGCTCCTGCGCCGCGCGATGAACACCGCGCACCTCGCGCTCGACGCCGCGGACCGCCTCTGGATCCCGGTCAAGCGCAGCTGGCGCCTCAACGAGCGTCACTACGGTGCGCTCCAGGGCAAGGACAAGGCCCAGACCCTCGCCGAGTTCGGCGAGGAGCAGTTCATGCTGTGGCGCCGCTCCTACGACGTCCCGCCGCCCGCGATCGAGGTCGGCTCGGAGTTCTCGCAGGACGCCGACCCGCGCTACGCCGACGCCCCCCAGGTCCTCACCGAGTGCCTCAAGGACGTCCTCGAGCGTGCGCTCCCGTACTGGGACGCCGAGATCGTGCCTGACCTCAAGGCCGGCAAGACCGTCCTCGTCGCCGCGCACGGTAACTCGCTGCGCGCGATCGTGAAGTACCTCGAGGGCATCTCCGACGACGACATCGCGGGCCTCAACATCCCGACCGGCATCCCGCTCGTCTACGAGCTCGACGAGGAGACCCTCAAGCCCGTCGGCCCCGGCAAGTACCTCGACCCCGACGCCGCGGCGGAGGCCATCAAGGCCGTCGCGAACCAGGGCAAGAAGTAA
- the phoU gene encoding phosphate signaling complex protein PhoU, with amino-acid sequence MRQIFDAELKQVGDDLAEMSRLVEQAIVKAGTALLTADIELAQQVVAQDQAIDELERDLDERCVLLLAQQQPVATDLRIVVSALRISSSLERMGDLARHIAQVARGRYPRHAVTGDLQATFAQMNDAAVRVARRVTTLLTTRDLTVAHNIERDDDLLDTLHQDTFAALLGTGWTGTPQETVDVTLLGRYYERFGDHGESVARRMLYLVTGAFEEARP; translated from the coding sequence ATGCGGCAGATCTTCGACGCCGAGCTCAAGCAGGTCGGCGACGACCTCGCGGAGATGAGCCGGCTGGTGGAGCAGGCGATCGTCAAGGCGGGCACGGCCCTCCTGACGGCAGACATCGAGCTCGCGCAGCAGGTGGTGGCGCAGGACCAGGCGATCGACGAGCTCGAGCGAGACCTGGACGAGCGGTGCGTGCTGCTGCTCGCGCAGCAGCAGCCGGTCGCGACGGACCTGCGCATCGTCGTCTCGGCGCTGCGCATCAGCTCGTCGCTCGAGCGGATGGGCGACCTCGCGCGGCACATCGCGCAGGTGGCGCGGGGCCGCTACCCGCGGCACGCGGTGACGGGCGACCTGCAGGCGACGTTCGCGCAGATGAACGACGCCGCAGTCCGGGTCGCGCGGCGCGTCACCACGCTGCTGACGACGCGCGACCTCACGGTCGCGCACAACATCGAGCGTGACGACGACCTGCTCGACACGTTGCACCAGGACACGTTCGCGGCCCTGCTCGGGACGGGCTGGACCGGGACACCGCAGGAGACGGTCGACGTGACGCTCCTGGGGCGCTACTACGAGCGGTTCGGCGACCACGGTGAGTCGGTCGCACGGCGCATGCTCTACCTCGTGACGGGAGCGTTCGAGGAGGCGCGGCCCTGA
- a CDS encoding sensor histidine kinase → MDGIGMLIAGVVGLGTGVVAMLAFRYSENQQREYPVGPPADLDEGLVRVLAVLRSAAIVLNEADEVVRASAPAYALGIVRHDAIVHRAIDDMVAKVRASGEILDEELELPRGPSGRGDVLLQVRVAQVDARHVLVLAEDRTEARRLEAVRRDFVVNISHELKTPVGALSLLAETVQDAADDPEAVRRFAGSMQSEAMRLGALVHEIIELSRLQVAGALDGLRAVPVEQIVTESVDRARTPAESRKIRLSVAGDLSGYVYGDHNLLVTALRNLLDNAVSYSADGSAVSVGVRRVDDFVELSVVDQGIGISSDQQERIFERFYRVDPARSRETGGTGLGLSIVKHVVADHGGEISIWSEPGQGSTFTIKIPAARAPEELDAAPVAPSAADTEEERSA, encoded by the coding sequence GTGGACGGAATCGGGATGCTCATCGCCGGGGTGGTCGGGCTCGGCACCGGCGTCGTCGCGATGCTCGCGTTCCGGTACAGCGAGAACCAGCAGCGCGAGTACCCGGTCGGCCCGCCTGCCGACCTCGACGAAGGGCTCGTCCGCGTCCTCGCCGTGCTGCGCTCCGCCGCGATCGTGCTCAACGAGGCCGACGAGGTCGTACGCGCCTCCGCACCCGCGTACGCGCTCGGGATCGTGCGCCACGACGCGATCGTGCACCGCGCGATCGACGACATGGTCGCGAAGGTCCGCGCGAGCGGCGAGATCCTCGACGAGGAGCTCGAGCTGCCGCGCGGCCCTTCCGGCCGGGGCGACGTGCTGCTCCAGGTGCGCGTCGCGCAGGTCGACGCCCGGCACGTGCTCGTCCTCGCCGAGGACCGCACCGAGGCGCGCCGGCTCGAGGCCGTGCGGCGCGACTTCGTCGTCAACATCTCGCACGAGCTCAAGACGCCCGTCGGCGCCCTTTCGCTCCTCGCCGAGACGGTGCAGGACGCCGCAGACGACCCGGAGGCGGTGCGTCGCTTCGCAGGGAGCATGCAGTCCGAGGCGATGCGCCTCGGCGCGCTCGTCCACGAGATCATCGAGCTCTCCCGGCTGCAGGTCGCAGGTGCGCTCGACGGCCTGCGTGCCGTGCCGGTCGAGCAGATCGTCACCGAGTCGGTCGACCGCGCCCGCACCCCCGCGGAGAGCCGGAAGATCCGGCTGTCCGTCGCAGGTGACCTGTCGGGGTACGTGTACGGCGACCACAACCTCCTCGTGACCGCCCTGCGCAACCTGCTCGACAACGCCGTGAGCTACTCGGCCGACGGTTCCGCCGTGTCGGTCGGCGTCAGGCGCGTCGACGACTTCGTCGAGCTGTCCGTCGTCGACCAGGGCATCGGGATCTCGTCCGACCAGCAGGAACGGATCTTCGAGCGGTTCTACCGCGTCGACCCGGCGCGCTCGCGCGAGACCGGCGGCACCGGCCTCGGGCTGAGCATCGTCAAGCACGTCGTCGCCGACCACGGCGGCGAGATCTCCATCTGGTCCGAGCCGGGCCAGGGTTCTACCTTCACGATCAAGATCCCGGCCGCCCGCGCACCCGAGGAGCTCGACGCCGCTCCCGTCGCGCCGTCGGCGGCCGACACCGAGGAGGAACGCTCCGCATGA
- a CDS encoding response regulator transcription factor: protein MTRILVVEDEKSYAEPLTYQLEREGFEVVAVATGPDALTAFDDGGADLVLLDLMLPGLSGTEVCRELRTRSNVPVIMLTAKDTEIDKVVGLEIGADDYVTKPYSFRELLARMRAVLRRHAEVVAAAAAAPAAQPEPKDDGVLTVGSVRMDVDRHTVTVDGESVAFPLKEFELLELFMRNAGRVLTRGQLIDRVWGTDYVGDTKTLDVHVKRIRAKIEKDPGSPVLLVTVRGLGYKLSDD, encoded by the coding sequence ATGACCCGCATCCTGGTCGTCGAGGACGAGAAGTCCTACGCAGAACCCCTGACCTACCAGCTCGAGCGCGAGGGCTTCGAGGTCGTCGCCGTCGCGACGGGACCGGACGCGCTCACCGCGTTCGACGACGGCGGCGCCGACCTCGTCCTGCTCGACCTCATGCTGCCCGGCCTCTCCGGCACGGAGGTGTGCCGCGAGCTGCGCACCCGCTCCAACGTCCCGGTCATCATGCTGACCGCGAAGGACACCGAGATCGACAAGGTCGTCGGTCTCGAGATCGGCGCGGACGACTACGTGACCAAGCCCTACTCGTTCCGCGAGCTGCTCGCCCGCATGCGAGCTGTGCTGCGCCGCCACGCGGAGGTCGTCGCGGCGGCGGCCGCCGCCCCGGCCGCGCAGCCCGAGCCGAAGGACGACGGCGTCCTGACCGTCGGGTCCGTCCGGATGGACGTCGACCGGCACACGGTCACGGTCGACGGCGAGAGCGTCGCGTTCCCCCTCAAGGAGTTCGAGCTGCTCGAGCTGTTCATGCGCAACGCGGGCCGCGTCCTGACCCGAGGCCAGCTCATCGACCGGGTGTGGGGCACCGACTACGTCGGCGACACCAAGACTCTCGACGTCCACGTCAAGCGCATCCGCGCCAAGATCGAGAAGGACCCGGGCAGCCCCGTCCTGCTCGTCACGGTCCGCGGCCTGGGTTACAAGCTGAGCGACGACTGA
- the pstS gene encoding phosphate ABC transporter substrate-binding protein PstS, which translates to MTLSRTTRAGAALAVGALTLALAACGGSDAPTSSGGATTSGDSAATDELSGILAGAGASSQGKAMEGWIAGFGDIAPNVALSYDPAGSGAGREQFLAGSVQLAGSDAALKPEELTAATERCYGGEALELPLYISPIAVIYNLPDLGTEHLQLSAETIAKIFNGDITTWNDPAIAAENDGVTLPDLAITPVSRSDESGTTENFVEYLAAAGDGAWPHEVSGDWPVEGGQSAQGTSGVVDTVAAAEGTIGYADASRAGDLGTVAIKVGDEYVPFSAEAAAKVVDASPRAEDATDKRLVVELDRTTTEPGAYPLVLISYSVACSVYEDPADAANVKAFLTYVASPDGQERAADPAVAGSAPISDALRTEAQAAIDAIAAK; encoded by the coding sequence GTGACTCTCAGCCGCACCACCCGCGCCGGGGCAGCCCTCGCCGTCGGCGCCCTCACCCTCGCTCTCGCCGCCTGCGGCGGCTCCGACGCGCCGACCTCCTCGGGCGGGGCCACGACCTCGGGCGACTCGGCCGCGACCGACGAGCTGTCCGGCATCCTCGCCGGCGCCGGTGCCTCCTCCCAGGGGAAGGCCATGGAGGGGTGGATCGCGGGGTTCGGTGACATCGCCCCGAACGTCGCGCTCAGCTACGACCCCGCCGGTTCGGGTGCCGGCCGCGAGCAGTTCCTCGCGGGTTCCGTGCAGCTCGCCGGCTCGGACGCCGCCCTCAAGCCCGAGGAGCTGACCGCCGCGACCGAGCGGTGCTACGGCGGCGAGGCGCTCGAGCTGCCCCTCTACATCAGCCCGATCGCCGTCATCTACAACCTCCCGGACCTCGGCACCGAGCACCTGCAGCTGTCGGCCGAGACGATCGCGAAGATCTTCAACGGCGACATCACGACGTGGAACGACCCGGCGATTGCCGCGGAGAACGACGGCGTCACGCTCCCGGACCTCGCGATCACGCCCGTGAGCCGCTCCGACGAGTCGGGCACGACCGAGAACTTCGTCGAGTACCTCGCCGCCGCGGGCGACGGCGCGTGGCCGCACGAGGTCTCGGGCGACTGGCCCGTCGAGGGCGGGCAGTCCGCGCAGGGCACCTCCGGCGTCGTGGACACGGTCGCGGCTGCGGAGGGGACGATCGGCTACGCCGACGCGTCTCGCGCCGGCGACCTCGGCACGGTCGCGATCAAGGTCGGCGACGAGTACGTGCCGTTCTCGGCCGAGGCCGCGGCGAAGGTCGTCGACGCGTCGCCGCGCGCCGAGGACGCGACCGACAAGAGGCTCGTCGTCGAGCTCGACCGCACGACGACCGAGCCCGGCGCCTACCCGCTCGTCCTCATCTCATACTCGGTCGCGTGCTCCGTCTACGAGGACCCGGCCGACGCCGCGAACGTCAAGGCGTTCCTGACGTACGTCGCGTCGCCCGACGGCCAGGAGCGTGCCGCCGACCCCGCGGTCGCCGGCTCGGCCCCGATCTCGGACGCCCTGCGCACCGAGGCCCAGGCCGCGATCGACGCGATCGCCGCGAAGTGA
- the pstC gene encoding phosphate ABC transporter permease subunit PstC, which translates to MFLRASGTRRIADKVFHGLSAAAGLTILVVLAAVAVFLVLRAWPALTASDDELATISWLRGASIAEYVGPLVFGTLLSALLALVIAVPLSVGIALFISHYAPRRAAQALGYVIDLLAAIPSVVYGLWGALWLSGVLDPVFRWLTDVLGGVPVFEGYAAPARNVLMAATVLAVMILPIITAVAREVFLQTPRLHEEAALALGATRWEMVRTAVLPFGRSGLVSAAMLGLGRALGETMAVLMILSPGYLFSFFLLKPGQHQTIAANIAAKFPEASGLSVSVLIATGLALFVITFAVNMVARWIIARRAEFSGAS; encoded by the coding sequence GTGTTCCTCCGCGCGTCCGGCACCCGCCGGATCGCCGACAAGGTCTTCCACGGGCTCTCCGCCGCCGCGGGCCTGACGATCCTCGTCGTGCTCGCGGCCGTCGCCGTCTTCCTCGTGCTGCGGGCCTGGCCCGCGCTGACCGCGAGCGACGACGAGCTCGCGACGATCTCCTGGCTGCGCGGCGCGTCGATCGCCGAGTACGTCGGCCCGCTCGTCTTCGGGACGCTCCTGTCCGCGCTCCTCGCGCTCGTCATCGCCGTCCCGCTCTCGGTCGGCATCGCGCTGTTCATCTCGCACTACGCGCCGCGCCGGGCCGCGCAGGCGCTCGGCTACGTGATCGACCTGCTCGCCGCGATCCCGTCGGTCGTCTACGGCCTGTGGGGCGCGCTCTGGCTCTCGGGGGTCCTCGACCCTGTGTTCCGGTGGCTGACGGACGTCCTCGGCGGCGTCCCGGTCTTCGAGGGATACGCAGCACCCGCCCGCAACGTGCTCATGGCGGCGACCGTGCTCGCCGTGATGATCCTGCCGATCATCACCGCCGTCGCCCGCGAGGTGTTCCTGCAGACGCCGCGCCTCCACGAGGAGGCGGCGCTCGCGCTCGGCGCGACGCGCTGGGAGATGGTCCGCACGGCCGTCCTGCCGTTCGGCCGCTCCGGGCTCGTGAGCGCCGCGATGCTCGGCCTGGGCCGCGCGCTCGGCGAGACGATGGCCGTCCTGATGATCCTGTCGCCCGGCTACCTGTTCTCGTTCTTCCTGCTCAAGCCCGGCCAGCACCAGACGATCGCCGCGAACATCGCCGCGAAGTTCCCCGAGGCGTCGGGGCTGTCCGTCTCCGTCCTGATCGCCACCGGGCTCGCCCTGTTCGTCATCACGTTCGCGGTGAACATGGTCGCCCGGTGGATCATCGCGCGCCGCGCCGAGTTCTCGGGAGCCAGCTGA
- the pstA gene encoding phosphate ABC transporter permease PstA has translation MTTVDTTELSTADLLRSGGYRTLPRWTPWASGAGSLAVAYAALLLAGTPTVVSVVALAAALHLVGLTTASRVLEGPRRCADRLATTLVTFAFALALVPLVSLLWTVGSRGAALFSVEFLTTDMVGVFGDMTSGGVAHAIVGTLMVTVTATVISVPVGLLTAIYLVEYGRGAVARAITFLVDVMTGIPSIVAGLFAFALFTLVMGPAYRSGLMGAVALAVLMTPVVIRSVEEMLRLVPDELREASYALGVPKWLTVVKVVLRTSVAGIVTGVMLAVARVIGETAPLLITVGIVTRTSWDVVEGRMATLPVFAYNQYHQGGVGVDRAWAAALTLILVVMLLNLVARAISRAFAPRTHR, from the coding sequence ATGACCACCGTCGACACCACCGAGCTCTCGACCGCGGACCTGCTCCGCTCGGGCGGCTACCGCACCCTCCCGCGCTGGACGCCGTGGGCGTCCGGCGCAGGCTCGCTCGCCGTCGCGTACGCCGCGCTCCTGCTCGCGGGCACGCCGACCGTCGTGTCCGTCGTCGCGCTCGCGGCAGCGCTGCACCTCGTCGGGCTGACGACGGCGTCGCGCGTCCTCGAGGGGCCGCGCCGGTGCGCGGACCGGCTCGCGACGACGCTCGTGACCTTCGCCTTCGCGCTCGCGCTCGTCCCGCTCGTCTCGCTGCTGTGGACCGTCGGGTCGCGCGGCGCGGCCCTCTTCTCGGTCGAGTTCCTCACGACCGACATGGTCGGCGTCTTCGGCGACATGACGTCCGGAGGGGTGGCGCACGCGATCGTCGGGACCCTCATGGTGACGGTGACCGCGACGGTCATCTCCGTACCGGTCGGGCTGCTCACGGCGATCTACCTCGTCGAGTACGGGCGTGGCGCCGTGGCCCGCGCGATCACGTTCCTCGTCGACGTCATGACGGGCATCCCCTCGATCGTCGCCGGGCTCTTCGCGTTCGCGCTGTTCACGCTCGTCATGGGGCCTGCCTACCGCTCGGGTCTCATGGGTGCCGTCGCGCTCGCGGTCCTCATGACGCCCGTCGTGATCCGCTCGGTCGAGGAGATGCTGCGGCTCGTCCCGGACGAGCTGCGCGAGGCGTCCTACGCGCTCGGCGTCCCGAAGTGGCTCACGGTCGTCAAGGTCGTGCTGCGCACGTCCGTCGCCGGCATCGTCACCGGCGTCATGCTCGCGGTCGCCCGCGTCATCGGTGAGACCGCGCCGCTGCTCATCACGGTCGGCATCGTCACCCGCACGAGCTGGGACGTCGTCGAGGGGCGCATGGCCACCCTCCCGGTGTTCGCCTACAACCAGTACCACCAGGGCGGCGTCGGGGTGGACCGTGCGTGGGCCGCTGCGCTCACGCTCATCCTCGTCGTCATGCTCCTCAACCTCGTCGCCCGCGCGATCAGCCGCGCCTTCGCTCCCCGGACCCACCGCTGA